TTAACTGTGTTATCACTGACCTATATCACTAACCAGACCACTAcctgcactaactgtatattgactcttcactacatttcagcatttatatagactgtctattcatatGTTATAACTGATCAACACCACTAAATAGATCATAATTTGCActaactgtttttgttttgttttgtttggctCTTCACTACATCTCAGCAGTGTTATAAGTCGCTTtcataacgttcctagaacttttttttcttgtgttctgATTGGACAAATTTGGGGATTTGACTCTGACCACAGTTGACCTGTAaatctttcagctcctacttcagggcagggtcttttccctttcctgcatagtggtggttagatggctgtgttataataacaaaaggtcagtttctatggccacttggccagtgcgaatgcaaatggcaaaaccggttttgggggagagtagttagtagaactgcttAGCCCTTTgacgcctgaatttattcacaattatataagAACTTTATTATGTGTGTTCCTGGCTCCAAGATGATGCTTaattaagttgagattgttaatttgtctatagcatatagaatagatataaatttaggtatgatgcaaattagcgacaacaggcatttatggtaaaattctttacaaaatggtaaaattaataaaacacattttcaagtaattgacaaataaatgaatctggacaacagcaagaaagaaaacactctcctactccataacattgacagtagtctttttagggttagggttaggggttagggttaatttcCCTTCCGTGAACTGGATGTAGTTCCCACTCTGACCGGTCCTACGAGAAACCAGTGCGTGCAAAAGGTTCCTAGGTATGTATcgaatgtaaacaaaccggcattgggggaatacacacgctatcttgcctgcagtcggaatggaaggggtttgatgcaaattagcgacagtcggcgttaaggggttaaaagtggactgttcctataactatgttcctgtaactacttgatCGGAAAGAGTCCGCCCTTCTGGGGTCATGTGTTAACAGTCCTGAAAATCCTCAGTTTTACAATTATATTCCTGTAGAGTTGTGGCTGGTTTCTCAAAATGAAAACTCTCTCTATTGGTCAGACGTCTCCAAAGATAAGGCGCACCTCTGAATTCTCAGGTTACTTCAGGTCAAGAAGATAGGTTCTAACGTGTGTATGTTAATTCCCCCTTCGTGCTGCAGGAATACACAACCTTTGGTCTAGTCTCGTCTGCCCCAGCAGGGGCCTTGGCTGAAGCCGGAGCCAATAAGTTCTCTTCCTGCCGTGAAACAACAGGTTTCTTTCAATATGCTAAATGTCTGACAATAGCCGCTTTCcaaccggagggatttttgtaGTTCCTAGCacataacgttcctagaacccttttttctcgtgttctgaCTGGACCagtttggggattattaagttcctctggccgcagttcctgtaactctttcagctcctacttcagggcagggtcttttccctttcctgcatagtggtggttagatggctgtgttataataacaaaaggtcagtccctatggccacttggccattgtgaatgcaaatgtgaaaaacggttttgggggagagtagttagtagaactgtttagaagtggactgtttcTATAACTACATTCCTGTAACTATTTGGTCAGAAAGAGGCTTTTGATATGATCTatgcagagacagagggagagagtggaGACAGaagggtctgacttttaatgTATGcaaagacagagagtgagaatagaatagaatgccttttatGGTCATAATACACATGTACAATGAGATTAAAAGCTactctttttccagtgtcaACATGTGCGTAGGAGAAATGTAACAACTTGTAATaaatagtgctgtcaaacgattaaaatatttaatcgcgattaatcgcattaatgtcatatttagctttcaattaattgcaattaatcgcaaattttgatctattctaaatgtcccttgatttcttttttgtcccattattttttctcattttaatgctcttatcaacatggaaaagtggatcggcttgctttgtgcttttgtcgcctggctttgatgaggaggcggagaattggcatcagctgtgtgcttgaccatcagctgtgtgctcgcctatcaagtggtatttcagaatggacgtgctgcgatgttagctcagttcacaacgacaaaacacacagatcactttggtcttgtcaatggaaccatttaaaagtaaaatttccattcagaatcttattggcatccatttcggtgTCTCGCGCtcaccatccactcaaaacataacgttagcctgccactctttggccggctcgcgagcccaaaccagtgtgtgcggagtgcctgttgttgtgtttccggtctagctagatccagtgtggtgttgtagtttttctaaagttactagttgttgcaacagcatgtggaaagtttgctaggccgaaaagaacgttaatcttgcgATAAAAAAATGACGCCGCTAAAATGGTTGGCGTTAATGCCGtcaataacgcgtttaactgacagcactagtaatAAAATAAGTAGTGCAAAAGAAGAAGGGGGGTAAGGTACACAGTTGTGAGacgctatatacatatataaaaaatattaaaatatataaaggtAGATATGGTCTTATGTACAGTGTGATGCAGTGTGAAGCGAAGTAATGATATTGCACATTAATGAAATTGCACAGATAGTAGAAACAGGTTATGGATTTAGATCTTCCTATTTTGCCTGACCCAGCTGCAGCATACATTgaatacataaaaatacatgGTTATAAAGAATCTGAATTGTTTAAAGTTGTTTTAACTCAACAGAcccctgaaagagagacagagtagggACCCCCAACTACATGTTGCAGACTGTAACAAATTAAGTTGTATTAAACTGGGCTGGATGGATGACAATGAATAGCTGTGAATcattaagcttaactgtatatatatatatatatatatatatatatatatatatatatatatatatatatatatatataactatatctccaatgtgtaaattaaatttaaaaaatttcacaaatgggccaatttatctttgctgttaaaatgttaGGGGGACCCCCTAggacagtggttctcaaactttttcacatcaaggacccctaaactgacactaATTAGACCATGGACCCCGATCTGATAATACTTTGTCCCATGGGTCCCCTACCTGATAGGATTTTTTGCTTTTATATggtttattacagaaagtgaatGAAACCCATGAGCAAAATAGTCATAcaatctgtcattgtgttccttatggatgaaattatagtgaaaatTGTTGGGGACCCTCTGGAATCCCTTCAAGGACCCCTGGGGGTCCCCAGACCCCACTTTGAGAAACACAGCCCTAGGGGTCACGGAACCCATGTTGGATTTCTCTGCATtaaagtattcctttaaagtgAGAGTCCACACAAACTCTATCTTTTGAATGAGATAAGACTAATAACtttttaataataatctgtattttatgtagcctattgtattctatattcctgtattgtattgaatgtgaaactgtacgTTGTCTTTCACGCTTATGATGTCTCCCAAGATAAGGCGCACCTCTGAATTCTCAGGTTACTCCAGGTCAAGATAACAGGTTCTAACGTGTGTATGTCAATTTGCCCCTCGTGCTGTAGGAATACACAACATTTGTTCTAGTCTCGTCTGCCCCCAGCAGGGTGCTTGGCTGAAGCCAGAGCAACAACAGGTTTCCTTCAATATGCTAAATGTCTGACAAAAGCCTCTTTCCGAccagagggatttttgcagttcatagaacactttttttttctcgtgttccgactggaccaatttgggaaTTTTTACTCTgaccgcagttcctgtaactctttcagctcctacttcagggcagggtctttcctttttcccttttccacatctttttaatattgtattaacTTCACTGTTTAGCATGCCGTCTACTTTTGTAAACAGGTCTTAAGTTTATCTTTGCACTCTAAAGtttgctgtgttgtgttttacttTGATATAAATAACATATTTAATAGAAAAGTGGGTTACTACAGTTATttgtacatgcacacataaaGGTAGGCCTACCTGCTTGATTAAAAAGAGCAGCAGCACGTTAAATGGCTGTGGTATCATAACAAAATAttgtggtggttagatggctgtgttataataacaaaaggtctTTTGTGTTCACACAGCCATCTAATCACACGTGTTGACATTCTTGTGAAATTTTTGTGTTATCACCACAAAAGGTCTACACTGGCATTCAGACAACTTTGAACTCCATTACCCCTCCTAccagtccctatggccacttagccagtgcaaatgcaaatggcaaaactggttttgggggagagtagctGGTAAACAACACACTCCCTACTCATCAAATGTCTGACGCATGGCCAAGGACGCATGGCCAAGGAGCCCTGGCGTAAAGTGTCAACGAAAGAAGGGTACCTGTTGTGTTATTTTTCAATGAGGCGGGGGGATCcgtcagataaacattcatgtTAATCCCTCACCATTGGATATAGGCGAAAGAAAAAACACGACCCCCTTACCTCAaaatctgtgacagttttattattggtatttttagcccaataacagctgttttaatcaacatttattcacaagatcttatcatggtttgtgtatttcttttaatgttattatttcggtatATTTcagccagggaagctgggttgctttgttgtctatttatatttttaaaactacacCAAATCTATcgacatttatttagatgttatcataccataatcacagcccaatggagccgcatcagactcatattctgactagaaccTGAgcatgaccacgtcaggctggGTTAAAGGTATAATCAAGGATGTAATGGTAAACCAGTCACAGCTCACAGCTTCATTGACAGGTATTATAATTCAGAAACAGGAGTTATTCATTCTGATTATGTTACATCGGTAATAGATATCTGAAACATGTTACTAAATAAACCCAAAATCTGGAACATGGCCAGGCACATTTCAACAACAAGGACATTTAAAATGCTATGTTTTAtgttacattaaacattaaaagtaTTGAGACaaagtacaacacacacagcaggtcaTCAAAGGGCCAAgagattaagaaaataaaaaccaaaagaATATAACTGTACAactgaatatatctttattttCAATTGTATTGTAATAGTatgaaatcataacaggagttatctctcACTTTAAAGATAGAAtaagtctagaccacactataaaatttacaaagacccaacaattacaataattcccccaagagcaagcatatTTTCTAAACTCAATGAATGTACTGATAGGTCTGTTCAAAAGAATAAACTTTgacattaacaaaaacaaccttAAACTAGAAGAGAGAGCGAACTTCTTAAAAAGCCAAATTTGTCATCTGCATAGTTGCTGTTGGTTTGTATAATTTGGCCTAATGGAagcatgtaaatgtaaaataagaGGGCCGAGGcttgagccttggggaactccacacaTCATGTTGCTAAGATGAATAACTTACAATCGGCACTAAGTACTGCTTAATAAGTTTAGCTAGAAGAACACCCGGAGAGCACAGACCTTCCCCAAGGAATGCTTTATCTCATAATGTTAATAAAGTGTCAATTTTCCCAGTCAGGAACTAATTTTTCCAATAATTCCTACACCACTTGaatgcaacaaaaacactgTAGAGCGCAATGTTAATGcacaaataatttgtgtatccgccCCGTGATTCAgatcaaaatgtaatgggtttttCTCAGTCCATGCTACACTCTTCCACCAAGTTATATAAAAATTGGGCCAATTGTTATTCTGTAATTCTGatgacatacaaacaaacaaaaagaccgAATCAAAAACATGACATGCTTGGCtgatttttgaaagtttctACTATTTGCTGTTAATAAATCTTTTGACTCTAACTATaaaaaacttgtttttgggCCCCTGGTTAGCTGGttagcgggcgcccatatatagaggttctcTCGTCAAAGGCAGCGGctgcaggtttgactccgacctgcggccctttgctgcgtgtctttcccccctctctctcctttcatgtcttcagctgtcctgtcaaataaaggtctaaaaatgccccaaaaattatcttaaaaaaaagttgttgctTTATCCCATAATGAAATGATaatcatcataatcatcatcatcatcaccatcctcATTACCATCATAATCCTCATAACCTTCAtaaccaccatcatcatcattatccaCATAATCCTTATAAGCTTCATAGTCATTCATCTGTTCTACAGTCACACAGACCTTCTGTGGTAAAACAAACACCATCCCCTTAATGTCAATCAATGGAAACAGcttctcagtgaaagtgtgtgtgaaggtgtgtatgtgtgtgttagtacaAAGATCATAGAACGACAGCTTTCCTCCGTCCCAGTCCAGAGTCACTCGGATCCTCCGGGGCGGCGTGTCCGGCTCGAGATCGGTGTCTGGATCTGGTAGTGACCGCGTCGTATTCAACTTCTCTGAACACTATGCTCCATATTCCAGACTGcatgtctctcttcctctggaCAGACTGTGCTAACACACCCAGTTCCCAGTGTGTACTTTCTCCAACCTCGAcatcccagctgtgagtccctgagtcaaagccctcagagcccaggacacctatagatagagatacttaatttatcccgaaggaaattaaggtgtccaatagcttttacacaacatatatacacatatgcacacagacatatgacatTTGACATCCAGGCACacatactacaaaaatacaaTTCAAACAGTGTGCCCTTATAGTAAAGTTTGGTTGTAGCATGTTTAAAATGGGcggtgtggaaaaaatgcagaaaggtgCAATGGTATCATAGTGCAAAATAGTGTCAGTGCAAATTCTATATCTATGCAAGtacaaaaggaaacaataaatatatatatatatatatatatatatatatatatatatattacaagcCAAaaatttggacacaccttctcattcaatgcgtttcctttttattttcatgactatttacattgtagattctcactgaaggcatcaaaactatgaatgaacacatatggaattatgtacttaacaaaaaagtgtgaaataactgaaaacatgtcttatattttagattcttcaaagtagccaccctttgcttttttattaataagggaaaaacttccactaatgaaccctgacaaagcacacctgtgaaggtaaaaccatttcaggtgaccatcttatgaagctcattgagagaacaccaagggtttgcagcactatcaaaaaaagcaaagggtggctactttgaagaatctaaaatataagacatgttttcagttatttcacacttttttgttaagtacataattccatatgtgttcattcatagttttgatgccttcagtgataatctacaatgtaaatagtcaggaaaataaagaaacacattgaataagaaagtgtgtccaaacttttggcctgtatatatatatatatatatatatatatatatatatatataaaatagaataatcaTTACTTAAATATACATAGACACTAGTAAAGACTTGATGAAAAGTTTACGTTAAAGTTGAAAACTGTCCATACAGACAAAAAGACAGCGTGGAGAATTGGCCATACAGGCAAGCTAGCAAAATGGGCAGAtggctaatatagccagtaagGGAGTCAAACAGTGCCAATCAGTCCATTCCAGGATATTTTACGTGTATGAAGGCACCCAGATGAAGATGAAGGCATGGTACAAAGGGCAGACTTAAACACTTAAGTCAATCCCACTCCTCCCCTTATATGTAGAATAATAATTACCTATGTAGTCACGATCCAACCTCTCGGGATTACCAGGAAGTTGTAGTTGCTCTTCCCATCTCTTTTGTTCTCTCACACTGGTCAGTTCATCAGACAGGATGAAGTTTGCATAagcagtgtttgggtccaggATCACAGGTTTGTAGGAGACCTCgtccttcatcttgttccagatgttgaagctcaggttgcccaggtgtttggcctcgtctatcagagctcctgagagcagctgtggatcatccagcagggggcgctgcaggactctttccactgcagccttgtagttgatcaggaatgagacatcttcagctctcagctgctcctctgtggctctgactgtgtctgaaagagctgctatctctctgctcagagcctccatcttctccttcatactcagactcttctgctcctcttcctccgtcAGTGCAGCCATTCTGGCCTCCTCTTCATTTTCTAGAAACTGGTGAAGCTTCTTAAACTGATCCTtaatctctgtctctgtgcgtCGGGCCTGGGCCTTTATATGTTTTGCTGTTTTATCACACTCCACTTTTACTCGTTCAAAAACCTCTAGCTTCTCCTTTAAGGGCTCCAGAGTTTCCTGAAGTTCCTTCTTGTGTTGTCGTGCAGCTTCTTCGATGGGTCTGAATCTGTGGTTGGTGTGGGTTTCTGAATCTctgcagacaacacacactggctgctgatgatccagacagaagagtttgagtttctcagagtgcagacAGCAGAGAGCCTCTGAAGATCTCTGATCTCTCTCCTGTATGAAGGCCTCACACAGGTTCTTCAACACCAGGTTAACATGTGGTTTAGACAAGGATCTTTTCCTACAAACTGGACACtcctgtgtctgtttctctctccagcCGCCATGCAGACAGTCTTCACAAAAGCTGTGGCTACACAACAGAACAACAGGATCTCTGAAGACTTCATGACAGACCGGACAGCAGAGATCCTCCTCTGATCTGGAAGCCATTTAGTCTCTGAGGGAAGCCAGAAACACAGCAGAAAGACAGCTCAGCCACTTCAACTTTTCCCTGAAAGTTAATTTGACTTTGAGTCTTtgttcggtaacactttacaataagggtaCATTAATTAGCATTAGTTAATGCATTAATAAGCATTAATTAACCGTTATTAAGGGTTGAATAAATTgtctaataaacatttaattaaCAATGCTCATGTTAACTAAGgtattaattgatgcattatttaccattagttgatgccttaactaactgttaatcacagttaactaaggtgtctattttaccattagttaatgcagtaaTAAGCCCTGactaactgttaataacagttaactaaggtgtatattttaacattagGTAATGTGCTAAAAAGCCTGAACTGGAAataaactaactaacaaactaaagTTTCTAAGTAAACCTAAAGTGGTTGATAAAGATGTTTGATAGCATGTATGTCTTAAGGTTCACGGCCAAACCATGTCATTAtgagaaaacttttttttattgtttatttaccgGTTATGGCTGTCCACATACCTTTTTCCACTATATTTGTCCATCCTCCAACATATGACTTACTTTTGGTAGAGGGTGAGATCAGGAAAAAGACTCCAAATTCTCCATGCAGAGGTTTGCTTCTTCCTTTGTCTTCATGTAGACATTAACTTAAAGCCCAACCTATATAAATTATTGTGCATGCTATATAAGCATTACTTAACCTTAAACGGTcacttaattaatgtgtaacaatactgaataagccttaCTAAACCATCActtaacagttattaatgctctttggtagacttattgtaaagtagcAAACATATGCATCTTAACTAacacttaattaatgtgtaacaatactgaataaggCTAATAATACAGGACTTAAACTGTTATAGCGCTGAGTATTCAGTGGAAAGAAAGATGAGAACTGACTGAGTCAAACTCAGAATcaaatgaaaaccttgtttacattttgaatgtgtgtgcataacAGAAGGTTGTCATGAAGATTTGATTTCACATTGACAATGTTTCACTAATGTTTAAAAGCTGTGTTAATGTTTAAGTCAGAGTACTAATAAACTGTGAATCATTGTTTAGTAATGTTTATTCAGCACTGTTATGCATGTATCAAGTGTatgttaaggtgcatatgttcttaacattacaataagtctaccaaagagcattaataactgtttacttatggtttagtaatggttattcagtattgttacacattaattatTTGTTAGTAAATgtgcatatgttctctactttccaataagtctaccaaagagcattaacagctgtttagttatggtttagAAAGGCTTGTTCAGTATTGTTAAATACTTAattaagtgttagttaaggtgcatatgctCTCTACTTTccaataagtctaccaaagagcattaataactgttaagTGATGGTTTAGtaaggcttattcagtattgttacacattaattaagtgttagttaaggtgcatatgttctctactt
The DNA window shown above is from Perca fluviatilis chromosome 7, GENO_Pfluv_1.0, whole genome shotgun sequence and carries:
- the LOC120562468 gene encoding nuclear factor 7, ovary-like, producing MKDEVSYKPVILDPNTAYANFILSDELTSVREQKRWEEQLQLPGNPERLDRDYIGVLGSEGFDSGTHSWDVEVGESTHWELGVLAQSVQRKRDMQSGIWSIVFREVEYDAVTTRSRHRSRAGHAAPEDPSDSGLGRRKAVVL